CTCCACCATCCGCTTATCGAATTTACAAGGTCCGTCCTTGAAGCGGTAACGTCGGGTTGGTCATATGAATCGGTATTCCGCGCGGTGAAGACGGATCTGTTCTTTCCGCATCGGGAAGATAAGCTCCTTTGGCGGGAGCGCGCGGATCGTCTGGAAAATTACGTACTTGCGAATGGAATCTACGGCAATCGGTGGTTTGATGAAGCCAGGTGGAAAGTGAAGCGATATCGTGGTTTGGAATTGCATACGACCGTGCAGACCGATGAGGAACTGGAGTTGGAGCGGGAGCTGCATTTGATTCGCGATCTGATCCGGGAGCCGCTTGCACAGTTCGAAGGCAGGCTGAAGCGTTCGAAAAATGGACGGGATGTCGCAGAGTCGCTCTTTTTATTCATGGAATCGCTGCAAGTATTCGATAAGATCATCGACTTGCGGGCAGAGGAGGAGCGTGCGGGCCGTCTGTTGAACGCGACTGAGCATGAACAGGCTTGGGATTCATGGATCAATGTCCTTGACCAGTTTGTCCTCATGTTCGGGGACAAGGAGATGGAGCTGAAGGAAGCCGCGCGCATTTTGGATGAAGGGTTCGATACGCTTGAATTCACCCGCATTCCGCCGTCACTCGATCAAGTGACGGTGACGACGATCGAGCTCGCGAGTCTCATGGAAATTGAGGTTGGCTTCGTCATCGGTGTCAATGACGGCGTCCTGCCTCAACGGATCGATGCCGAGGGGATTTTATCCGACTCTGACCGGGAATGGTTCGCGATGAGCGGACTGGAGCTTGCCCCATCTTCGAAAATGAAGCTCATGGATGAATCGTATATGGCATACCGTGCGTTCACTTCGGCGAGGGAAAAGCTTTTCATTTCGTATCCAATTGCGGATGAGGAAGGGAAGTCGCTTTTGCCTTCGCTATACATCCCTCGCATCCAGCAACTATTACCAGGGATCGGGCTGCAGTTGGCGGTGTCGGATCTGTCCGAATTGCTGAATGAAGAGGAGCAAGCTGATTATATTATCCACCCTCGTACAGCGCTCCCTTACGTATCGATGAAAGTGAAGGAAGCGGAGCAGACGAGCGAGCTTGCAGCCGAATGGCGTGCAGTTCTCGCATATTACGAGGATGACCCATTATGGTCGTCCGTCTTGCAATACATTACGAAGCCGCTGATGGACCGCAATGAAACGGAGCGGCTCGCGCCAGCTATTACGGAAGGCTTGTATGGCAAGACATTCGTCTCGAGCGTATCAAGAATCGAATCGTATTACAGCTGCCCGTTCCAGCATTTCGCTTCTTACGGGCTCGGGCTGCAAGAGCGGATGGAATTTACACTCGAGGCGCCATCGATCGGCGATCTGTTCCATGCTGCGCTGAAATGGGTTTCGGATGAAATGAACCGGACGGGAAGGTCATGGACGGAGTTGTCGAAGGAGCAATGCTGGCAATTGGCGCGGGACGCGATGGAGCATATTGCGCCGATGTTCTTCAACCGCATTTTACTTTCGACGAGCCGCTATCATTATATTCGCCGGAAACTGACGCATATCGTGACACGCACGATTTTTGCGCTCGGCAAACAAGCGACAAAAAGCATGTTCCGTCCGATTGCCATCGAAGCGGCATTCGGACCGGGTGAGCAGCTGCCACCTCTTGAAATTCCGCTCCGCCGTGGGAATCAAATGAATTTACGCGGCAGGATCGACCGGGTCGATGCGACGGAAATCGACGGAAAGAATTATGTGCGGATCGTCGACTACAAGTCATCTTCCAAGCAGCTGGATCTGACAGACGTCTATTACGGCATCTCCTTGCAGATGCTGACGTATCTCGATGTCGCCGTCGAGCATGCGGAGGAGTGGATCGGGTTCAAGGCGGATCCCGCTGGAGTGCTTTACTTGCATGTCCATAACCCGATGATCCGCACGGAGCTCGAGCTGACAGAAGATTTGATTGAAGAAGAGATATTGAAATCCTATAAAATGAGAGGCTATTTGCTCGATGATCCCGAGGTCGTCATGGGGATGGATGCGCAGCTCGGCAAGTCGTCGACTGTCATTCCGGCCGCATTGAAGACGGACGGGACATTTACGAAAGCTTCAAAAGTGCTGTCGCCGGATGATCTGCAAGTCGTCCGGAAGTTCGTGAGACAGCGTCACCAGCAGGCAGGAGATGGAATGCTTGCGGGGGATGCCCGGGTGTATCCGTACCGGTTGAAGGATAAAATGCCGTGCCAATATTGCTCGTATCGTTCGGTATGCCAGTTCGACCCGACGAATCCCGAGCAGAAATACCGGCACTATGAAAGCTTAAACCCGGAACAATCCCTTGAAATGATGCGGAAGGATGTGAATGATGATGAACATTCCAGTTAAACCGGCGGACGTGACGTTCACGGACGCCCAGTGGAAGGCGATATGGGCATCCGGGAAAGATGTGCTCGTCTCGGCTGCGGCCGGTTCCGGGAAGACGAAGGTGCTCATTACACGGATGATTGAGAAAGTGTTGAGCGAGCACAATCCGATCGATGTGGACGAATTGCTCGTCGTCACATTCACAAATGCCGCGGCTGCAGAAATGCGACACCGGATGGCAGAAGCATTGGAAGAGGCGATTGCCGAAAATCCTGGCTCCATCCATTTGAGAAGACAGTTAAGCCTATTGAATAAAGCGCAGATTTCCACATTGCACTCGTTCTGTCTAAACGTCGTCCGCCAATATGCATACTTGATCGACATCGATCCGGGGTTCCGCATCGCGGATAGCACGGAAGCAGCATTGCTGCGCGATGATACGATCGGTGAAGTGCTTGAGGATGCTTATAACGCAGACAATCCGGAAGCGATGTACCGGCTTGCAGACAGCTTCACATCGGACAGGAACGACCAGTCGATCGAGACGCTCATCGACAGGTTGTACGACTATTCGCGGGTGCATCCGTCACCAGAAAGATGGCTACGAATGATTCCTATGCAATATGAGTTGGATGACGATGTGACGATCGACGAACTCGATTTCATCGGCCCGTTGAAAACTGCGATCCGCCATACGCTTGAGGAAGCAATCCATCTGACAGAAGATATGAAGCGGATTGCATTAATGCCTGAAGGTCCCGAGCCGTTAGCTGCTACAGCTGATGCGGATCTGCAATGGATCCGGGAGGCGAAGCGGCGGGTAGAAGAAGGAACATGGGAAGAGACGTATGCGTTTTTCGGGTCGCTCACATGGGTGAAGGCGGGCACGATCCGGAAAAACACATGCGATGAGGAATTGGCGAAACGGGCGAAATCGCTCCGGGATTCCGTGAAGAAAATCGTCAATTCATTGAAAGAGTCGTATTTTACAAGGACACCGAAGCGTCTACTGGATGAAATCCGTCTCATGGCGCCGATGATGCATACGCTTGTCGAACTCGTCATCGATTTTGGGAAGCGGTACGGAGAAGTCAAGATGGACCGCGGACTCGTCGATTTCTCGGATCTTGAGCATTTCGCGCTGCAGATCCTTGCGGCGGAGAAGGACGGGGAGCTTGTGCCGTCCGATATCGCGGTCGATTATTTGAACAGGTTCGCGGAAGTCCTCGTCGATGAATACCAGGACGTCAATCTGCTACAAGAGGCGATCATTCAGCTCGTGAAGCGTGGCAGCGAGGCGGACGGGAATTTGTTTATGGTCGGTGACGTGAAACAATCGATTTATCGTTTTAGATTGGCGGAACCTGGGTTATTTCTTGGGAAATACAATCGATTTACGTCGGATGATGGAGAAAATGGTCTGAAAATCGATTTAAATGCCAACTTCCGAAGCCGGAAGGAAGTATTGGATGCGACGAATTTCATCTTCTCCCAAGTGATGGGGGAGCGGGTCGGCGAAGTCGAATACGATGAAGCCGCCGCTTTGAAATACGGCGCCCGTTATCCGGAAAAGGAAACGCCTGCCGCGTTGACGTTGTTATACGAGGCGGACGAAGATGATATCGAAGATGAGGCGACGGAGCTGACAGGGCAAAGCTTGAAAAGCTCTCAGGCAGAAGCAAGGTATATGATTCGGAGAATTAAAGAGTTGATGGCTTCGGGCGCAGAAGTGACAGATGCGTTCACGGATAAAAGGCGTCCTCTCGAATACCGGGATATCGTCATCCTTATGCGCTCGATGACGTGGTCAGGAGAAATCGCCGAAGAGTTCAAGCTTGCGGGCATCCCGATCTACGCGGAATTGTCGCGCGGCTATTTCGAGGCGATCGAAGTGATGATCATGCTCAACACGCTCCGTGTCATTGACAACCCGTATCAGGATATCCCGCTCGCGTCAGTCCTTCGTGCACCATTCGTCGGCATGACGGAAAACGAGTTGGCGCAAGTACGGCTCGCCGCAAAAAACAAGCCGTTTTACGAAGCGCTGAAACTGTTCATGGCGACAGGCGGAGCGGGAATTGCCGCGGAAACGCAAGTGAAATTGCAACGGTTCTTCCTCATGTTCGAGGACTGGCGCAATCTCGCTCGGCGGGGTTCGTTGTCGGAGCTCATTTGGCAAGTGTATGCCGATACGCATTACTATGAAATGGTTGGCGCGATGCCGAATGGGAAGCAAAGGCAAGCGAATTTGCGCGCGCTGCATGACCGAGCCATCGATTATGAGAAGACGTCCTTCCGCGGGCTTTTCCGTTTCCTTCGGTTCATCGACCGGATGCAGAAGCGTGGAGATGATCTCGGTGCTGCCCGTTACGTAAGTGAAACGGAGGATGTCGTCCGGATCATGACGATCCACTCGTCGAAAGGGCTTGAATTCCCGTACGTGTTCGTAGCGGGAGCAGGCAGGCAATTCAATAAGATGGACTTCAATGAACCTTATTTATTCGACCAGCATTTCGGCTTGGCGGTAAAGGCGATCGACCCGGAGCTGCGCATTACGTATACATCCCTTCCGTTTTTAGCGATGAAAGAGAAGAAGGAGCTCGAAATGCGGGCGGAGGAGATGCGCGTGCTCTACGTGGCGATGACGAGGGCGAAGGAGCATCTTGAATTGATTGCCACCATTAAAGATATTGAAAAGTCGATCGGCAGTTGGCAAGATGCGCAACTTATCGAGGCGGGCGAAATGCTTCCGGAATATACACGATCTCGTGCAAACGGCTATTTGGATTGGATCGGTCCTGCCATTGCACGCCATCCGGATTTCGAGAAATTCGGTTTCATGTATGGCGGCCGTTCCGTCGATGATCCGTCGAAGTGGGAAATAACGGCGTATCCTGTTTCTTCTTTCTTGACGATGGAAGAACAAGAGGAGGAAACCGTTGACAGACCGGCACCGGCGCGAACGGAGAATGTTATCGACGCAGAGTGGTCCGATGAAGTGAAGCGGAGATTCGACTATGTCTATCCGTACATGGCTAGCGTAGAGAAGCGTTCGAAGCAGACGGTGAGCGACTTGAAAAGGGTGGCGCTGCTCGAGAGGGAACCGGACTTTGACGACTTCTTCTCAACGAAGGATGATGAAGTGAGCACTCCTTATTTACATGACCGTCCTGCGTTCATGCAATCAAGGGCGCTGTCGGGGGCGGAAATCGGTACGGCGATGCATACGATCATGCAACATGTCGATCTGTCGAAGACGCATACAGTGCAAGACGTGGATCGGTTCGTCACCGAGTTGACGACACGCCAATTGTTGACGGTGGAAGAGGCGAATGCAGTCGACGTGAAAGCAGTCGTCCGATTTTTCGAGACGCCGCTGTACAAGAGGATGGGCGGATCTCCAAGGATGCTGAAGGAAGTGCCGTTCACGTATGCATTCGACGCAAATGACGGCGACCACCAAATCTTACAAGGGATCGCCGACTGCCTGTTCGAAGAAAAAGATGGCTGGGTGCTGCTTGACTATAAAACGGACAGAATCCGAGGAAGATTCAGATCCGATGAAGAGATTCAAGTTGAAATGCAAAAGCGGTACGGCATCCAATTGAGCCTTTACAAAAAAGCGATCGAATCGATTGCGGGAATACCAATAAAAGAAATGATCCTCTACTTGTTTGACGGGGAGAGGATTATGCATGTTCAGGAGGAATCTGTTTGAACGCAACACCTACGATTGGAAACCGCATTGAATCGTTGGATATACTGAGGGGCTTTGCGCTCCTCGGCATATTCATCGCGAATATGCTCACTTTCCATTCACCTTATTTTTATATAGATCCATATACTTATTTCAGCACGCCGAGTGATATGGCATCTTACAAGTTGATCAATCTATTTGTAGAAGCGAGTTTCTACCCGATTTTCGCAATGATGTTCGGATATGGTTTGAATATGCAATATGAAAAAGCGATAGCGAATGGGAAATCATACGTGCCGATGATGGCGAGACGAATGGCGATTCTCATGGGAATCGGCCTAATTCATGCGCTGTTCATCTGGTCGGGAGATGTTTTATTCGCGTATGCGCTTATGGGCTTCATCATGTTGGCGGTCGTCAGAGTTCCGAAAAAATGGCTTCTTTCGATAGCGCTTATCGTCTACTTGCTTCCGACTGTCCTGTTCATCGTCGGAATTTATATTTTGACGAAGCTTGACCCGAATCAGTTGATGGAAGGGTTTGTCGATATCCAGCAAATCGAATTGGCGATTACCGCATATGCGCATGGAACGTACGGCGAAGCGCTCATCTTCAGGATGTCGGAGTGGCTCATCATCGGCTTGACGAACTCGTTCTTAGGCATTTTCATGGTGCTGCCATTGATTATGCTCGGTGCCGCTTTCTCGAAGTGGAACCTGTTTGAACGCGCGGCTGAAATGAAAGGAAGAATTGCCGTTGTCGGCATTATTACATTAGCAGCCGGGATTTTCATTAAATCATGGCCGTATATCGATGGGTATGAATTTTACAATCGATTGATCCAGCAGCTGATCGGCGGCCCTATATTGGCGATTGGATATGCCTGCGTCATCATTCTGCTCTGTACGTTGCCTATTTTCCGGACGATCTTCCGGCCGATTGGGAAGGCGGGGCGATTGTCGTTGACGACGTACTTGATGCAGTCGATTATCGCGACGCTCCTCTTTTACGGCTACGGTTTCGGGCTCTATGGAAAAGTGGATTTGGAGACAGGTACGATGATTGCTGTCGGCATTTTTGCCATCCAAGTCATCTTCGCGGAGCTCTGGTTGTTGAAATTCCGGATGGGACCTTTCGAATGGCTTTGGCGGAAAGGGACGTATGGGGAAAACATGCCGAAAAAAGAGGAGAAAGAGCAAGCTTTGTAGAATTGTAGTATGTGATTGAAATACTGCTTTCGTTTAGTTAAATGAAAATATTTTCATATTATGAGGAAGGATGGGCTTGTACATGAAACTTTTATCGTTCCGGTTTGAAGGAAAAACATTATTCGGTCCGAAAGTGAAGAGAGAGGAAGCGGTCTGGGATGTGAAATCGATCGCTGAAGCGTTCGGCGAAACGGATTTCCCTTCAACAATCATCGAAGGCATCGCAGGAGGTTTGGAGTTTGTTGAGAAGGTGAGGAAACTTGCTGAGCAAGCTCGGAATAGTGAAAATCCGGAACAATTCAAGTATGCATTCACGGATATCGAATGGCTGTCCCCGATACCGCGCACACCGAAAAATATCCTCGGCGTAGGTAAGAACTATGCCGAACATGCCGCCGAAATGGGTTCAGAAGCGCCGCCTGAAAAATTGTTGATTTTCACGAAATCACCTACTGCGATCGCTGCAGATGAGCAGGAGCTTTCGGTGCACGCAGACCTTACGGATACCCTCGATTATGAAGGGGAATTAGCGGTCGTCATCAGCAAGAAAGGGCGCAATATCCCGAAGCAGCTCGCGTATGATCACGTATTCGGCTATACGATTGCGAATGATATAACGGCGAGAAATATCCAAACTGGGCATAAGCAGTTCTTCCTCGGTAAAAGCTTGGACGGCGCATGCCCGATGGGTCCTTATATCGTTACGAAGGACGAGATTCCTAATGCGCATAACTTATCGATTGTAACAAAAGTGAATGATGAAGTTCGTCAAAACGGAAATACATCTGACATGATCCTGAAGATCGACGAAGTGATTGCCGAAATCTCGAAATTTGTCACACTCGAGCCGGGAGACGTCATTTTGACAGGCACGCCTGCAGGGGTCGGAAAAGGGATGAACCCGCCGACATTCCTGAAAGCGGGCGATACGGTGAAGATTTCTGTCGAAGGCATTGGCACGCTCGTCAATCGCTTTGTATGAGGTCATTTCCTACTCTGGAAAGCTTTTCTATGATAGGATTAGTATGAATTTATTATCGATGAGGTGAACAGTTTGGACTTTTTATCAAGCACGCCCCATTTTCATATTTTCACATGGGTCGTAGGCATTATCCTTTTCCTCGTTTCGGCAGTGATGGCGAACGGAACGAAAGGGAAAAAGATTACTCATATGATTGCACGCTTATTTTACGTGCTCATCCTCATTTCAGGCATCGCGCTTTTCATTAAAGGGATGGACTATGGAATGGGTGCCGAATACGGCATTAAATTCCTGCTCGGCTTATTAACGATCGGAATGATGGAAATGGTTCTTGTACGTTCTGAAAAAGGGAAGAAAGTTACGACATTATGGATTTTGTTTTTCGTCTTCCTTTTCGCAACGATGTTCTACGGCTTCAAATTGCCGATGGGCTTTGAATTCTTTTAATTAAAATGATCTATTAAACATGAAAGCCGCCGGCGAAATTGCCGGCGGTTTTTTTTATGGTGTGTGTTACCGTCTAGACTCCGGGCGCCAGAAGCTCGGGGTCATAAGTCAAAGTTGCTCTGTGGCAAAGAACGCCACGCCGCATCTTCGCCTTATGCCCGTCGCATCTAGGCAGGCGCCCTTCGCTTTTGATTCCGTCTAGACTCCGGGCGCCAGAAGCTCGGGGTCATAAGTCAAAGTTGCTCTGTGGCAAAGAACGCCACGCCGCATCTTCGCCTTATGCCCGTCGCATCTAGGCAGGCGCCCTTCGCTTTTGATTCCGTCTAGACTCCGGGCGCCAGAAGCTCGGGGTCATAAGTCAAAGTTGCTCTGTGGCAAAGAACGCCACGCCGCATCTTCGCCTTATGCCCGTCGCATCTAGGCAGGCGCCCTTCGCTTTTGATTCCGTCTAGACTCCGGGCGCCAGAAGCTCGGGGTCATAAGTCAAAGTTGCTCTGTGGCAAAGAACGCCACGCCGCATCTTCGCCTTATGCCCGTCGCATCTAGGCAGGCGCCCTTCGCTTTTGATTCCGTCTAGACTCCGGGCGCTAGTCGCTCGGGTCATAAGCCAAAGCTACTGCATGGCAAAGACCGGCACTTCGTATCTTTGTCTTATGCCTGTCGCAACTTAGCGAGCGCCCTCCGCTTTTGTATATTCACAAATTCGACTCATTTATTAGGCACACATGGAATTTTCCTTTCATTACATGGCGGGGAGAGCCCTGTTTTGTTAAAATGGCTACAGATAGCTCGTTTGAGGAGGCTTTTTTCGTGAAAGGGAAACGTTTGATTGGCATAGCTGCCATTTTTTTATTGTTCATTTCCACAATGATGCCGGCCGCCGCTTCTGCCGAGGCTGGGCGTGGCATAATGGATGAGAGCATATATGACTTGCTTGTGGACCGTTTTAATAACGGTGCAGGGAAGAACGACATCGATGTCGATACGCATAAAGGAGACGCCTTCAATGGCGGCGATTTCATCGGTATCCAAGCCCGGTTGCAGCATATTATCGACATGGGCTTTACGATGATCTCACTAGGTCCAATCTTCAAGACGGAGACGTATGACGGAAACAGCGTTCTGTCATATACCGAGTTGGAACCTCATTTCGGTACGAAGGAAGAACTAGTTGCACTCGTGAAGGAAACTCATAAGAAGAACATGAAAGTAGTCGCCGATTTCCCTATAGGAAATGTTAGCGCTAATCATGAATGGACGAATGGACAGTATAAGTTCATCCAGTCCGCGGATGGTACGGTGGATTGGGATCCGGCTGATGCAAACGTGCAGAATGCATTGAAACAAGCAGCGGTCGACTTCATCACTGAATATGGCTTGGATGGAATCCGATTGACGAATCTTGAAGGATTTGACGACACGTTCTTGAATGAAATGATCGATGCCATCCATGACGCCAAGGAAGGCGCTTACGTATTGACGAATGAAGAGAGTGGGGCTGCCTTTGACTTGAAGCCAGATGAGTCGAAGATGGAGGCTCTTCGTCAGTCATTCGTGAGAGCGGACCCTGATTCATCTCCTATGGATATGTTCAAAGATAATGGCGAAATGGGAATTCTTCAATTCGACGACTTGACGGGACCGCGCTTTACGTATGATATCGTGGAAGCCCGGATGTTCCCGCCAACCCGATGGAAGGTGGCGGCGACCGCGTTATTTACGCTACCAGGCGTTCCGCTTATGACGTATGGAACGGAAATTGCGGTGAACGGAAAAGAAGCACCCGAAAGCCACCCACTTTTCAACTTCAAGACGGATATGGAATTCAAGGATCTGATCGGCAATTTGAATGAACTCCGCAATGAGTCTGAAACACTCCGCAGCGGAGA
The genomic region above belongs to Sporosarcina sp. Marseille-Q4943 and contains:
- the addB gene encoding helicase-exonuclease AddAB subunit AddB, translating into MTLRFVTGRAGTGKTTVIEREIAAELEREPLGPAVILIVPDQMSYSMELSLSVNFGLNGLIRAQVSTFKRLAWRVLQETGGITRKEVDGFGYRMLVRSVLEENREELKLFKQAANKRGFTEKIGDLMKEFSRYCLDRETLAEFRQQLATADAPRTLQDKVSDLSLLLSKIEERLGTSYVDSEGHLALLASQIKHSELIKGAHIYIDGFESFTAREYEIITELMKHGNRVTVVLPMESDLSGHADHELFFNPVRTSLKLREIARNEAVDIEEGIHMSVPLRFKNDELRHFENEFEKYPPKERPSEAAVSLIEATDRRAEIHAVARKIRELVMKGGRYKEISILYRQPDKYDELIETIFSQYDVPVFISRKKPMLHHPLIEFTRSVLEAVTSGWSYESVFRAVKTDLFFPHREDKLLWRERADRLENYVLANGIYGNRWFDEARWKVKRYRGLELHTTVQTDEELELERELHLIRDLIREPLAQFEGRLKRSKNGRDVAESLFLFMESLQVFDKIIDLRAEEERAGRLLNATEHEQAWDSWINVLDQFVLMFGDKEMELKEAARILDEGFDTLEFTRIPPSLDQVTVTTIELASLMEIEVGFVIGVNDGVLPQRIDAEGILSDSDREWFAMSGLELAPSSKMKLMDESYMAYRAFTSAREKLFISYPIADEEGKSLLPSLYIPRIQQLLPGIGLQLAVSDLSELLNEEEQADYIIHPRTALPYVSMKVKEAEQTSELAAEWRAVLAYYEDDPLWSSVLQYITKPLMDRNETERLAPAITEGLYGKTFVSSVSRIESYYSCPFQHFASYGLGLQERMEFTLEAPSIGDLFHAALKWVSDEMNRTGRSWTELSKEQCWQLARDAMEHIAPMFFNRILLSTSRYHYIRRKLTHIVTRTIFALGKQATKSMFRPIAIEAAFGPGEQLPPLEIPLRRGNQMNLRGRIDRVDATEIDGKNYVRIVDYKSSSKQLDLTDVYYGISLQMLTYLDVAVEHAEEWIGFKADPAGVLYLHVHNPMIRTELELTEDLIEEEILKSYKMRGYLLDDPEVVMGMDAQLGKSSTVIPAALKTDGTFTKASKVLSPDDLQVVRKFVRQRHQQAGDGMLAGDARVYPYRLKDKMPCQYCSYRSVCQFDPTNPEQKYRHYESLNPEQSLEMMRKDVNDDEHSS
- the addA gene encoding helicase-exonuclease AddAB subunit AddA — protein: MMMNIPVKPADVTFTDAQWKAIWASGKDVLVSAAAGSGKTKVLITRMIEKVLSEHNPIDVDELLVVTFTNAAAAEMRHRMAEALEEAIAENPGSIHLRRQLSLLNKAQISTLHSFCLNVVRQYAYLIDIDPGFRIADSTEAALLRDDTIGEVLEDAYNADNPEAMYRLADSFTSDRNDQSIETLIDRLYDYSRVHPSPERWLRMIPMQYELDDDVTIDELDFIGPLKTAIRHTLEEAIHLTEDMKRIALMPEGPEPLAATADADLQWIREAKRRVEEGTWEETYAFFGSLTWVKAGTIRKNTCDEELAKRAKSLRDSVKKIVNSLKESYFTRTPKRLLDEIRLMAPMMHTLVELVIDFGKRYGEVKMDRGLVDFSDLEHFALQILAAEKDGELVPSDIAVDYLNRFAEVLVDEYQDVNLLQEAIIQLVKRGSEADGNLFMVGDVKQSIYRFRLAEPGLFLGKYNRFTSDDGENGLKIDLNANFRSRKEVLDATNFIFSQVMGERVGEVEYDEAAALKYGARYPEKETPAALTLLYEADEDDIEDEATELTGQSLKSSQAEARYMIRRIKELMASGAEVTDAFTDKRRPLEYRDIVILMRSMTWSGEIAEEFKLAGIPIYAELSRGYFEAIEVMIMLNTLRVIDNPYQDIPLASVLRAPFVGMTENELAQVRLAAKNKPFYEALKLFMATGGAGIAAETQVKLQRFFLMFEDWRNLARRGSLSELIWQVYADTHYYEMVGAMPNGKQRQANLRALHDRAIDYEKTSFRGLFRFLRFIDRMQKRGDDLGAARYVSETEDVVRIMTIHSSKGLEFPYVFVAGAGRQFNKMDFNEPYLFDQHFGLAVKAIDPELRITYTSLPFLAMKEKKELEMRAEEMRVLYVAMTRAKEHLELIATIKDIEKSIGSWQDAQLIEAGEMLPEYTRSRANGYLDWIGPAIARHPDFEKFGFMYGGRSVDDPSKWEITAYPVSSFLTMEEQEEETVDRPAPARTENVIDAEWSDEVKRRFDYVYPYMASVEKRSKQTVSDLKRVALLEREPDFDDFFSTKDDEVSTPYLHDRPAFMQSRALSGAEIGTAMHTIMQHVDLSKTHTVQDVDRFVTELTTRQLLTVEEANAVDVKAVVRFFETPLYKRMGGSPRMLKEVPFTYAFDANDGDHQILQGIADCLFEEKDGWVLLDYKTDRIRGRFRSDEEIQVEMQKRYGIQLSLYKKAIESIAGIPIKEMILYLFDGERIMHVQEESV
- a CDS encoding DUF418 domain-containing protein gives rise to the protein MNATPTIGNRIESLDILRGFALLGIFIANMLTFHSPYFYIDPYTYFSTPSDMASYKLINLFVEASFYPIFAMMFGYGLNMQYEKAIANGKSYVPMMARRMAILMGIGLIHALFIWSGDVLFAYALMGFIMLAVVRVPKKWLLSIALIVYLLPTVLFIVGIYILTKLDPNQLMEGFVDIQQIELAITAYAHGTYGEALIFRMSEWLIIGLTNSFLGIFMVLPLIMLGAAFSKWNLFERAAEMKGRIAVVGIITLAAGIFIKSWPYIDGYEFYNRLIQQLIGGPILAIGYACVIILLCTLPIFRTIFRPIGKAGRLSLTTYLMQSIIATLLFYGYGFGLYGKVDLETGTMIAVGIFAIQVIFAELWLLKFRMGPFEWLWRKGTYGENMPKKEEKEQAL
- a CDS encoding fumarylacetoacetate hydrolase family protein — encoded protein: MKLLSFRFEGKTLFGPKVKREEAVWDVKSIAEAFGETDFPSTIIEGIAGGLEFVEKVRKLAEQARNSENPEQFKYAFTDIEWLSPIPRTPKNILGVGKNYAEHAAEMGSEAPPEKLLIFTKSPTAIAADEQELSVHADLTDTLDYEGELAVVISKKGRNIPKQLAYDHVFGYTIANDITARNIQTGHKQFFLGKSLDGACPMGPYIVTKDEIPNAHNLSIVTKVNDEVRQNGNTSDMILKIDEVIAEISKFVTLEPGDVILTGTPAGVGKGMNPPTFLKAGDTVKISVEGIGTLVNRFV
- a CDS encoding YisL family protein encodes the protein MDFLSSTPHFHIFTWVVGIILFLVSAVMANGTKGKKITHMIARLFYVLILISGIALFIKGMDYGMGAEYGIKFLLGLLTIGMMEMVLVRSEKGKKVTTLWILFFVFLFATMFYGFKLPMGFEFF
- a CDS encoding alpha-amylase family glycosyl hydrolase — its product is MKGKRLIGIAAIFLLFISTMMPAAASAEAGRGIMDESIYDLLVDRFNNGAGKNDIDVDTHKGDAFNGGDFIGIQARLQHIIDMGFTMISLGPIFKTETYDGNSVLSYTELEPHFGTKEELVALVKETHKKNMKVVADFPIGNVSANHEWTNGQYKFIQSADGTVDWDPADANVQNALKQAAVDFITEYGLDGIRLTNLEGFDDTFLNEMIDAIHDAKEGAYVLTNEESGAAFDLKPDESKMEALRQSFVRADPDSSPMDMFKDNGEMGILQFDDLTGPRFTYDIVEARMFPPTRWKVAATALFTLPGVPLMTYGTEIAVNGKEAPESHPLFNFKTDMEFKDLIGNLNELRNESETLRSGEFEMLHNEDGFLIYTRTSEDETWLVAINNTSKTVSAAIPVEKIGENKKLRGVLDGDLIRESDDGMFRVVLDRELAEVYIADEDKGFNTPYLIASTLVYVMFLGFLFLVIKKGRERRRTEKKTA